TTTGACGTTGTTGAACTTCAACTTGGAGTGGTcgaggaggtggaggtggcatttcattttcttgtgttgtATTCTCCTCACCTCCCAAATTAGCCGTGCCTAAAACAATAAACCACAAATCATGTACATTGAATTATAGTCTAATAGATAATAaatactaagaaaataaaagaggaaattaaattgtttacttACTTCTTTCTAAGCGTTCAAGCTCCTTGTAGAAATGGAATTCGTCAAGTGTAGGCTCCTTAtagaaacaaaattattttcctCTAAGCCAATCACTAGTACACACTAAAGCCTCAACCGTTTTAGGTGTTAAGGAAGTTCTAAAAGGATCAACAACTCTCCCACCAAGACTAAAGACATTCTCACTAGCAACGGTGCTACTAGGAAGGGCCAAAACATCCTTAGCAACTTTACTAAGAGTTGGATATTGAGCACAATTTCCTTTCCACCAATCCAAAAGATTGAAACCCTCATATGTTAGGCTTTGATGtggatcattgaaatacatATCCACTTCATTGGCTATCTCATTTTGTTGTGCCTCCGCTCTCTTTCGTTGGATCTTCTTTGTCATCCTTGAAGCAACATCAATATCTACAATCACACCCCCCACATCATCTAGTACAACACTTGATCTTTGCTCCACATTTGAGGTAGCACTACTACTAGTACTActagtactactactactaAGGACCACTCCCTCCTTGTATGCATTATACAACTCGGTTACATAGCCTTTAACCCTTACTTTCTCCTCCCTTATTTTGTCCCATCCATAGCCGAGCTCTTCTAAATTTGTCTCCAACATATCAAATTTGTACCTAGGGTCGAGTACTTGGGCTACAAAGAGAATAGGATTCACCTTTTCAATGTGACCCCAATATTTGTCAAACTTGAGCTTCATTGAGGTAGCCACACTTTGCAAAGTGGCATTAGAGGCGTTTAAAATTTGTTCTTGTATCTCCACTTGCAAGGCAATCACTGTGCTAAGTATTAAGTGTGACGTTGGAGTAAGGGTTGCACTCAATGTCAAGGTGGCATCATAAAACTTTTTAAGAAAGTGAGTAAAACTCATCGACCTTTCCCAATCATCCACCTCCGGAGGACCCACCCGCTTGGTCTTTCTTGTCACCCCATCAACCTCTTTCGAGACCTCCTCTTTAAAGTAAGCAATAAAAGAGTCACACTCAAAGGCCATCTTAGAGAACACTTCTTTAAACTTGAAAGCACTATTAAGCATCTCATATGTGGCATTCCACCTTGTGACAACATCAAAAGGGATACTTGACATCCTATCAAATCTCAACAAGACACAATATTCCCTAAAAGACTCCAACCTTGCCGGGGATGAGTGTATAAACTTCACACAATTTCTTATGGCATCAATTTCACAACTAAGCTCCGTCATTCCATCCTTAACTATCAAATTGAGGATGTGACAAGCGCACCTCATGTGCAAGTGAGCCCCGTCAAGTAAAAGAGTACCATTTGACTTGAGtcttcttttcatgtatgcaatgGCGGTGTCATTTGCACTTAGCATTGTCAACGGTAATGCTAAACACCTTGTCAATGCCCCAATCATTCAAGCAAACCTctagacatcttccaatatcaTCACCCTTATGAGAAGTAACTTGGACAAAGTTTAGGATCCTCTTATGCAACCCCCAATTAGTGTCCAAAAAATGGGCCGTGATAACCATGTAGTTTATCATTTGAATTGAGGTCCAAGTGTCGGTTGTAATGCTCACTCTCAACCCCTCAATCACACTTTTTATTTTAGCCTTCTCTTCAACATACAACTCCAAAACCGCCGCCGCCACCTTATGCCTATTAGGAAGTTTGTATTTTGGATTCAAATCACGAATAAAATCTCGAAAGTCTTCTTGATCAACCACCCTAAAAGGCATCTCCGCTATTATAATCCACCTCACACATCTCCTATCAAGTCTTTTTTGATTGAAAGTGTGAGTGACAACCGGACCTCCCATCCTCGCTTGTGTCAATGTAGGTTGCTTCGGATCCACATTCTCAAAGAGACTAGAACCCGGGCATTTCCTCAAATGCTTAAGAATTCCCGTCGTCCCATGAATTATAGGGTGTGCCGGTACTAAGAGTTTGCAATGCTTGCATTCGGCCATGAAAGATTTCTCCCCATTATTATCGGTGATCGTTACCCTCTTAGCATCATTCCACGCCGGACTTGGACCCTTTCTCCTATTGCCCTTTTTCCGAGGAGGACTCTCCCATTGTCTcactacttcttcttcttcttctacttcctCTTCCCCCTCTTCCCCCTCTTCCCCCTCTTCTTCTATTTGTTCTAATGCAATATCCTCCTCCATATCCGGATCATCATCCCAACAATCTTCATAATAATCATGGTAGCTGCATACAATAAGGCACACCCCGCCTCAATATCTATGGATTAACGAGAGGAAGTATCTACCCAGAAGAATCAGCTTCAGATGTATCTCAATTCACTGCAAATGCAAAAGATGTACCAGCAGAATCCAGATTTTCCGAAGCAGCAGGGTTTTCGAAAACCATGCATGCAGACATGAACATGCACTCAGAAGATCAGGCACTTAAACTTTGCTGCTTTTGCATATAGATtgatttgaaaataatttgtgTTTGCTTTTCCTTATAAAAGAACATTTTTTGCATCTAAaacttgtatttgtttttcattttttagatcTTTTTTGTGGCGTTTGATGAGTAAAAGCTTTTAGGTTGATTATTAATGTGTGCATACCTATTGCAGTTGACTGAGAGTTGCAAAGTGGTTCCTTCAAGTACTTGCCTCTACCGTCTTGTTGCCATTGTGGAGCACTTTGGAAGAGCTGGAAGTGGGCACTACACCGTTTACAGAAGCGTGAGAGCTGATTTATGTGAAGAACCTTGTGGTCGATGCTGCTGCACAGATTAAATCTATTTCAGATTCAGAAATGTATAAGTTattaacacacacacaaaaaaaattgccaacggcataaattaattacctaatttGGGTGAGAGTGAGACTCAGACTCAGTGCTAGATTGAGAGTTCTGTCCGTGAGAGAAAATtgcccgagagagagagagatcgcaACTCGCAAGTGTCGCCGTGTCGGAGACGATTCGTGAAGGAATCGTGAAGGAAGGCTGGAGAGTTCTCTCCAGCGATTCGTGTCAGAGACGATTCGTGAAGGAATCGTGAAGGAATCGTGTCGGAGACGATTCGTGAAGGATGCTTTGGCGTGGCGCCGGTGGCTGGGTGTTGATTTGTGAAGCtgggtggtggtgattcactgaTTCTGGTGAAGGAAAGCTGGTGCCTGGTGGCTCATGGCTGCGTTTCAACTTCAAGCTACGgaagtgaaaattgaaatgggatctaacctaaaaacaaatgaacggcacagattaaatctaaaacaatgaacggttgaaataattctcttataattaaaaaataatatatatatatataatatttatttctattcggtatgggaataccgaaaaaatggagatgtaataccgaatcccataccgaaaatttcggtttggttcaggatgacataccgaaattttcgggaattttggtttgggatttttttggtttgggatcgggattttttcggtttggtttgggatttttgggatttttttccagctcTAGGTCACCATACTATATGCAAAATTAACTCGTCATAATTACAAAATGAGAAGTTTTTGCACTCATGACTCTTTACATCCAAT
This Pyrus communis chromosome 6, drPyrComm1.1, whole genome shotgun sequence DNA region includes the following protein-coding sequences:
- the LOC137736205 gene encoding zinc finger BED domain-containing protein RICESLEEPER 1-like → MTELSCEIDAIRNCVKFIHSSPARLESFREYCVLLRFDRMSSIPFDVVTRWNATYEMLNSAFKFKEVFSKMAFECDSFIAYFKEEVSKEVDGVTRKTKRVGPPEVDDWERSMSFTHFLKKFYDATLTLSATLTPTSHLILSTVIALQVEIQEQILNASNATLQSVATSMKLKFDKYWGHIEKVNPILFVAQVLDPRYKFDMLETNLEELGYGWDKIREEKVRVKGYVTELYNAYKEGVVLSSSSTSSTSSSATSNVEQRSSVVLDDVGGVIVDIDVASRMTKKIQRKRAEAQQNEIANEVDMYFNDPHQSLTYEGFNLLDWWKGNCAQYPTLSKVAKDVLALPSSTVASENVFSLGGRVVDPFRTSLTPKTVEALVCTSDWLRGK